Proteins co-encoded in one Bremerella sp. TYQ1 genomic window:
- a CDS encoding NAD-dependent epimerase/dehydratase family protein, giving the protein MQTILVTGSSGLIGSEVCRYFGGIGYSVHGVDNNQRAVFFGPEGDTRWNQEQLTRTIDSFQHHELDIRDRDEVLQLIQQVKPDLIVHTAAQPSHDRAAAIAFDDFDTNAVGTLNLLESVRRVCPDSPFVFMSTNKVYGDRPNTIPLQESAERFDYADEKFQLGVPESLPIDQCTHSLFGASKAAADLMVQEYGRYFGMPTCCLRAGCVTGPAHSGVQLHGFLSYLVKCNLTQKHYTVFGYHGKQVRDNIHPLDIAKFVEAFAAKPRSGEVYNLGGGKENSCSILEAFVQTEELTGIQQVYSYSEQNRIGDHICYYSDLSKIKSHYPDWEVSISLKMSLVQIVDSWRKRLATA; this is encoded by the coding sequence ATGCAGACGATACTCGTGACAGGTTCTTCTGGATTAATTGGATCAGAAGTGTGTCGGTACTTTGGTGGAATCGGGTATTCGGTCCATGGCGTAGACAACAATCAACGGGCCGTTTTCTTTGGGCCTGAAGGAGATACCCGATGGAATCAGGAACAGCTGACGCGAACGATTGATAGCTTTCAACATCACGAACTGGATATTCGAGATCGGGATGAGGTGCTTCAGCTGATCCAGCAGGTCAAGCCTGATTTGATCGTTCACACGGCAGCTCAGCCTTCGCATGATCGAGCCGCGGCGATTGCTTTCGACGATTTTGATACGAACGCAGTTGGTACGCTCAACTTGTTGGAGTCGGTCCGGCGGGTTTGTCCTGATTCGCCATTTGTGTTTATGTCTACCAACAAAGTCTATGGTGACCGGCCCAATACCATTCCTCTTCAGGAATCAGCTGAACGCTTTGACTACGCGGACGAGAAATTCCAGCTAGGGGTGCCTGAATCGCTGCCGATTGACCAATGTACCCATTCACTGTTCGGGGCGTCGAAAGCTGCCGCAGATCTTATGGTTCAAGAGTATGGTCGCTACTTCGGTATGCCGACGTGTTGTCTTCGAGCAGGCTGTGTTACTGGGCCTGCCCATTCCGGCGTTCAATTGCACGGCTTTCTGAGTTATCTCGTCAAATGCAATTTGACTCAGAAACACTACACGGTTTTTGGCTATCATGGTAAGCAAGTCCGCGACAACATTCATCCTCTCGACATTGCAAAGTTTGTTGAAGCGTTTGCGGCCAAGCCACGATCTGGCGAGGTGTACAATCTGGGTGGAGGGAAAGAAAACTCTTGCTCGATCTTAGAGGCATTCGTGCAGACGGAAGAATTGACTGGAATTCAGCAAGTTTACAGCTATTCTGAACAGAACCGCATTGGCGATCACATTTGCTATTACAGTGACTTGTCCAAGATCAAAAGCCACTATCCCGATTGGGAGGTGAGCATTTCACTGAAAATGTCGCTAGTACAAATTGTGGATAGTTGGCGCAAACGTTTGGCGACAGCATAG